The Winogradskyella schleiferi genome has a window encoding:
- a CDS encoding acetyl-CoA carboxylase carboxyltransferase subunit alpha, whose translation MEYLEFELPIKELEDQLDKCQIIGKESDVDVTETCKQIEKKLAATKKDIYKNLTAWQRVQLSRHPNRPYTLDHIKAICGDTFLELHGDRNVKDDKAMIGGLGKIGDQSYMFIGQQKGYNTKTRQYRNFGMSNPEGYRKALRLMKSAEKFGIPVVTLIDTPGAYPGLEAEERGQGEAIARNILEMARLKVPIITVIIGEGASGGALGIGVGDRVMMLENTWYSVISPESCSSILWRSWEYKEQAAEALKLTAKDMKRMKLVDSIIKEPLGGAHTDRDKTFSAVSDAIVKAYEELKNLSPKDLVIQRMEKYDNMGVYKD comes from the coding sequence ATGGAATACTTAGAGTTTGAATTACCCATAAAAGAGCTGGAAGATCAGCTCGATAAATGTCAGATTATAGGAAAGGAAAGTGACGTTGATGTTACAGAAACCTGTAAACAGATTGAGAAAAAATTAGCAGCAACTAAAAAAGATATCTATAAGAATCTTACGGCTTGGCAACGTGTTCAGTTGTCTCGTCATCCAAACAGACCTTATACTCTAGATCATATTAAAGCAATCTGTGGTGATACGTTTTTGGAATTACACGGCGACCGAAATGTAAAAGACGACAAAGCCATGATAGGCGGTTTAGGAAAAATTGGCGACCAATCGTATATGTTTATTGGTCAGCAAAAAGGCTATAATACCAAAACAAGGCAGTATCGGAATTTCGGAATGTCTAATCCAGAAGGCTATCGTAAAGCATTACGTTTAATGAAGTCGGCCGAGAAATTCGGAATACCTGTGGTTACTTTAATTGATACGCCTGGTGCATATCCTGGTTTAGAAGCTGAAGAACGTGGCCAAGGAGAAGCCATTGCGAGAAATATCTTAGAAATGGCGCGACTTAAAGTGCCAATTATCACTGTTATTATCGGAGAAGGTGCGTCTGGTGGAGCCTTAGGTATTGGAGTAGGTGACCGCGTTATGATGTTAGAGAATACATGGTATTCGGTTATTTCGCCAGAATCCTGTTCTTCTATTTTATGGAGAAGCTGGGAATACAAGGAACAAGCTGCTGAAGCCTTAAAACTAACGGCTAAAGACATGAAACGGATGAAGCTTGTCGATTCAATTATTAAAGAACCACTTGGTGGCGCACATACAGATAGAGATAAAACATTTTCGGCTGTAAGTGATGCCATTGTCAAGGCTTATGAAGAGCTTAAAAACTTATCACCAAAAGATTTAGTGATTCAACGGATGGAAAAATACGATAATATGGGAGTCTATAAAGACTAA
- a CDS encoding aminotransferase class IV — translation MVHGTHNALEDSRNNDILISINDQLFPRNEAKISVFDSGYLVGDGIWEALRLHHGELVFLDDHFNRLWSAAATVGMHLPFTKEELKTKVWKTLNANNMNDGVHVRIMITRGIKKTPSQDPRLTISGPNVVIIPEYKTASTDSKEKGITLFTSTIRRGSPDYLDPRLNCHSKLHEVQALIQAIQAGADEALMLDIHGFVSTCNATNFFIVNKGEVWTSTSKYCMNGITRAKVIEVCNTNNIPCFEKDFSLFDVYGADEAFVTGTFGGLTPVTKIDGRQIGEGNYGKTTRKLNGLYEALIENTVNNG, via the coding sequence ATGGTTCACGGTACGCATAATGCTCTAGAAGATTCTAGAAATAACGATATTCTTATTTCAATTAACGACCAATTATTTCCAAGAAACGAGGCTAAAATTTCTGTTTTTGATAGTGGATATTTAGTGGGTGATGGTATTTGGGAAGCCTTGCGCTTACATCATGGTGAATTAGTATTTTTGGATGATCATTTTAATAGGTTATGGAGTGCCGCAGCAACTGTTGGAATGCATTTACCATTTACCAAAGAAGAATTAAAGACCAAAGTTTGGAAGACACTGAATGCGAACAATATGAACGACGGAGTACATGTGAGGATCATGATAACACGTGGTATTAAAAAAACGCCCTCGCAAGATCCAAGATTAACGATTTCCGGACCTAATGTGGTAATTATTCCTGAGTATAAAACTGCTTCAACGGATTCAAAAGAAAAAGGAATTACACTTTTTACCAGCACTATTAGAAGGGGTTCGCCAGATTACTTAGACCCAAGATTAAATTGTCATAGCAAACTCCATGAAGTTCAAGCCTTGATTCAGGCCATTCAAGCTGGTGCAGACGAAGCATTAATGTTGGATATTCATGGGTTTGTTTCCACCTGTAATGCGACTAATTTTTTTATCGTAAATAAAGGTGAGGTTTGGACGTCCACAAGTAAATATTGTATGAATGGCATTACCAGAGCCAAAGTCATAGAGGTATGTAACACGAATAATATACCATGTTTTGAAAAGGACTTTTCTCTATTTGATGTTTATGGAGCAGACGAAGCTTTTGTTACAGGGACATTTGGAGGTTTAACACCAGTAACCAAAATCGATGGACGACAAATTGGCGAAGGAAATTATGGAAAAACAACGCGGAAACTTAATGGACTTTATGAAGCATTAATAGAAAATACGGTAAATAATGGATAA
- the dnaB gene encoding replicative DNA helicase, giving the protein MKQPNPVQGYKVDKSTIINLEKGKIPPQAIDLEEVVLGAMMIDKKGVDEVIDILSADAFYKEAHKNIFEAIFKLFENSEPVDLLTVSSQLKKDEKLDMVGGDFYLISLTQRVSSSAHIEFHARIILQKYIQRSLIKISNEIIEEAYDETRDVFDLLDTAEAKLYEVTQGNVKKSTESAQSLVIQAKKKIEEISNKEGMSGIPSGFDKLDKLTSGWQPSDLVIIAARPGMGKTAFTLTMARNVAVNSNIPVAFFSLEMSSVQLITRLISSETGLSSEKLRTGKLEKHEWEQLNVKVKTLEKAPLFIDDTPSLSIFDLRAKARRLASQFGIKMIMIDYLQLMTAGGSQKGGNREQEISMISRNLKALAKELNLPVIALSQLSRAVETRGGSKRPLLSDLRESGAIEQDADIVSFIYRPEYYKIDEWDDEERSPTEGQGEFIVAKHRNGGLENIRLKFIGHLGKFDNLDDFDTPFGEFHSKMNAAANDNTFKPDNFPSPSDAFDGPEDDGVPF; this is encoded by the coding sequence ATGAAACAACCAAATCCAGTACAAGGCTACAAAGTGGATAAAAGTACTATTATCAACTTAGAAAAAGGAAAAATACCACCTCAAGCAATTGATTTAGAGGAAGTTGTACTTGGTGCAATGATGATTGATAAAAAAGGAGTTGATGAAGTAATTGACATCTTGAGTGCAGATGCTTTCTACAAAGAAGCACATAAAAACATCTTTGAAGCAATTTTCAAATTATTTGAAAACAGTGAACCAGTTGACTTATTAACCGTTTCTAGCCAATTAAAGAAAGATGAAAAACTCGATATGGTTGGAGGCGATTTTTATCTTATTTCCTTAACCCAACGAGTCTCTTCTTCGGCACATATTGAGTTTCATGCACGTATTATTCTTCAGAAATATATTCAACGAAGTTTAATCAAAATTTCAAACGAAATTATTGAAGAAGCTTATGACGAAACAAGAGACGTTTTCGATCTTTTAGATACAGCTGAAGCCAAATTATATGAGGTTACCCAAGGTAACGTTAAAAAATCTACGGAATCTGCCCAGAGTTTGGTAATTCAAGCGAAGAAGAAAATTGAGGAAATTTCAAACAAAGAGGGCATGAGTGGTATCCCTTCAGGTTTTGATAAACTCGATAAACTGACTTCTGGTTGGCAACCTTCAGATTTAGTGATTATTGCCGCACGTCCTGGTATGGGTAAAACCGCATTTACACTTACCATGGCACGTAATGTGGCTGTAAATAGTAATATTCCTGTAGCTTTCTTTTCACTGGAAATGTCTTCAGTACAGTTAATAACCCGTTTAATTTCAAGTGAAACTGGTCTGTCTTCAGAAAAATTGAGAACTGGAAAACTAGAAAAGCATGAATGGGAACAGCTTAATGTAAAAGTAAAAACTTTGGAAAAAGCGCCATTGTTTATTGATGATACACCATCACTTTCCATTTTCGATTTACGAGCAAAAGCACGTCGTTTGGCATCACAATTTGGTATTAAGATGATAATGATTGATTATTTGCAACTAATGACGGCAGGAGGAAGTCAGAAAGGTGGTAATCGTGAACAGGAAATTTCCATGATTTCCCGTAACCTAAAAGCATTAGCAAAAGAGTTGAATCTTCCTGTAATTGCCTTGTCACAGTTATCACGTGCGGTAGAAACACGAGGCGGAAGTAAACGTCCTTTATTATCTGATTTACGTGAATCTGGTGCCATTGAGCAAGATGCCGATATCGTTTCCTTTATCTACAGACCGGAATATTATAAGATTGACGAATGGGATGATGAAGAGCGTTCGCCAACCGAAGGGCAAGGGGAATTCATCGTCGCCAAACACAGAAATGGTGGTTTGGAAAACATTAGATTGAAGTTTATTGGACACTTAGGTAAGTTCGATAATTTGGATGATTTTGATACACCTTTTGGCGAATTTCACTCAAAAATGAATGCAGCGGCTAACGACAATACCTTCAAACCAGATAATTTCCCGTCACCTTCCGACGCCTTTGATGGACCCGAGGATGATGGCGTTCCTTTTTAA
- a CDS encoding sulfotransferase-like domain-containing protein, which produces MDNIKRICLWSGPRNISTALMYAFAQRNDTKVFDEPLYAYYLKNHPEAHKYHPGSEAILDTMENDGEKVVDMMLNTCEKPVLFFKHMTHHLLGLKRDFMKNTINIILTRNPKEMLPSFDKVIKNPSLHDVGYALHVELVNYFKAQGIQFAVLDSKNVLLNPEQILEKLCEFIEISFDKNMLSWHPQQRKEDGVWAKYWYDNVHKSSGFIKYKAKGDPFPEHLIPLLEESIPHYNTLLKFSI; this is translated from the coding sequence ATGGATAACATAAAACGTATTTGTTTATGGTCTGGTCCACGGAATATCTCCACAGCCTTAATGTATGCCTTCGCCCAAAGAAATGATACCAAAGTTTTTGATGAACCTTTATATGCCTACTATTTAAAAAATCATCCTGAAGCCCACAAATACCATCCAGGATCTGAAGCTATTTTGGATACCATGGAAAATGACGGAGAAAAAGTGGTAGATATGATGCTAAATACATGTGAAAAGCCTGTATTATTTTTCAAACATATGACACATCATTTATTGGGTTTAAAGCGCGATTTTATGAAAAACACCATCAATATTATTCTAACTAGAAACCCTAAAGAAATGTTGCCTTCTTTTGATAAGGTTATTAAAAATCCTTCGCTGCACGATGTTGGATATGCACTTCATGTAGAGCTAGTCAATTATTTCAAAGCTCAAGGCATTCAATTCGCGGTTTTAGATTCTAAAAACGTATTGTTAAACCCAGAACAAATCCTTGAGAAATTGTGTGAATTTATAGAAATTTCATTCGATAAAAACATGTTATCTTGGCATCCACAACAACGGAAAGAAGATGGTGTTTGGGCTAAGTATTGGTATGATAATGTCCATAAATCTAGTGGTTTTATTAAGTATAAAGCAAAAGGTGACCCATTTCCAGAGCATCTAATTCCACTCCTAGAAGAGAGTATTCCACATTATAATACGCTTTTAAAATTTTCAATTTAA
- a CDS encoding transketolase family protein, giving the protein MKTYTYTEKKDTRSGFGAGLAELGRTNPNVVALCADLIGSLKMNEFIDENPERFFQVGIAEANMMGIAAGLTIGGKIPFTGTFANFSTGRVYDQIRQSIAYSGKNVKICASHAGLTLGEDGATHQILEDIGLMKMLPGMVVINPCDYNQTKAATIAIAEHDGPVYLRFGRPSVPKFTPADQKFEIGKAIKFTEGTDVTIVATGHLVWEALEASKTLNEAGISAEVINIHTIKPLDDKAILDSVAKTGCVVTAEEHNYLGGLGESVARVLALHQPTPQEFVATNDTFGESGTPTQLMDKYGLNSEAIIKAVKKVLKRK; this is encoded by the coding sequence ATGAAAACATATACATATACAGAAAAGAAAGATACAAGAAGTGGTTTTGGTGCAGGTTTAGCAGAATTAGGTCGTACAAATCCTAATGTGGTAGCCTTGTGCGCGGACTTAATTGGATCTTTGAAGATGAACGAATTTATAGACGAGAATCCCGAGCGTTTTTTCCAAGTCGGTATCGCAGAAGCCAACATGATGGGCATTGCGGCTGGTTTAACTATTGGCGGAAAAATCCCATTTACAGGAACGTTTGCCAATTTCTCTACAGGACGGGTTTATGATCAAATTCGTCAATCTATCGCTTATTCTGGCAAAAATGTGAAAATCTGTGCATCGCACGCTGGACTAACTTTAGGCGAGGATGGTGCGACACATCAAATTCTAGAAGATATCGGATTAATGAAAATGTTGCCAGGTATGGTGGTTATAAATCCTTGTGACTATAACCAAACCAAAGCAGCAACGATAGCTATTGCTGAACACGATGGACCTGTTTATTTAAGATTTGGTCGTCCTTCTGTTCCCAAATTTACGCCAGCAGATCAAAAATTTGAAATAGGTAAAGCGATTAAATTTACAGAAGGTACTGACGTGACTATTGTCGCTACAGGTCATTTGGTGTGGGAAGCTTTAGAAGCATCAAAAACATTAAATGAAGCTGGTATTTCAGCTGAAGTGATTAATATTCACACCATAAAGCCATTAGATGATAAAGCCATTTTAGATTCCGTTGCCAAAACAGGTTGTGTGGTTACAGCCGAAGAACATAATTATTTAGGTGGACTTGGAGAAAGTGTGGCTAGGGTTTTAGCGTTACACCAACCTACTCCACAAGAATTTGTGGCCACCAATGATACTTTTGGTGAATCTGGAACTCCTACACAACTTATGGACAAGTATGGATTAAATAGTGAAGCGATTATTAAGGCTGTTAAAAAAGTACTGAAAAGAAAATAA
- a CDS encoding LptF/LptG family permease → MKILDWYILKRYLFTFLMMLLLFVPIGITVDLAEKVGRMIENDASLGEVGFYYLNFTVYFANLLFPLFLFLSVIWFTSKLANNTEIVAFLSSGTSFSRFLRPYMIGATLVAGFAMFLGMYLAPIASQGFNEFKFKYLKKNKDIQQTRDVYQQINDNDYIYVSNFIPRNKTGHKFTYEHFEGNELKYKIFADNIRYIEEDSMYRLTTYLKRSFENGVETVEKDSRKLMDLPFEIEDLTPVQYAAETKSYGELLKFIAAEKRRGSPNIGRYEVVKLKKWSLPVSIFILTIIAVAVSSVKRRGGMGVNLALGISIAMIYVFFDKVFGVMAEQSNFPAIVAVWFPNVIFGILAVYLLQNAKR, encoded by the coding sequence TTGAAAATCCTAGATTGGTACATATTAAAGCGGTATTTATTTACCTTCCTAATGATGTTACTATTGTTTGTTCCTATCGGAATAACTGTAGATTTAGCAGAGAAGGTAGGTAGAATGATTGAAAATGATGCTTCACTTGGTGAAGTTGGTTTTTACTACTTGAATTTCACGGTATATTTTGCCAACCTCTTATTTCCTTTGTTTTTATTTTTATCTGTGATTTGGTTTACATCTAAACTGGCGAATAACACAGAAATTGTTGCGTTTTTAAGTTCCGGAACATCATTTTCAAGATTTTTAAGACCTTATATGATAGGTGCAACTTTAGTAGCAGGTTTTGCCATGTTTTTAGGAATGTATTTAGCGCCAATAGCGAGTCAAGGCTTTAATGAATTCAAATTCAAATATTTAAAGAAAAATAAGGATATTCAGCAAACACGGGATGTTTATCAACAAATAAATGATAATGATTACATCTATGTGAGTAATTTCATTCCCAGAAATAAGACAGGCCATAAATTTACCTACGAACATTTTGAAGGTAATGAACTCAAATACAAAATTTTTGCTGACAACATTCGCTATATCGAAGAGGATAGTATGTACAGACTTACAACTTATCTCAAACGCTCTTTTGAAAATGGGGTAGAGACGGTAGAAAAAGACAGTCGAAAATTAATGGATCTACCTTTTGAAATCGAAGATTTAACACCTGTGCAGTATGCTGCTGAAACAAAATCTTATGGTGAGCTATTGAAATTCATTGCTGCCGAAAAAAGAAGAGGCTCTCCTAATATTGGCCGTTATGAGGTTGTAAAACTTAAAAAGTGGAGTTTACCTGTATCCATATTTATTTTAACAATTATTGCCGTGGCAGTGTCTTCCGTCAAACGACGTGGAGGAATGGGTGTTAATCTTGCTTTAGGTATTTCTATTGCTATGATCTACGTGTTCTTTGACAAAGTTTTTGGAGTGATGGCTGAACAGTCAAATTTTCCAGCCATTGTTGCTGTATGGTTTCCTAATGTAATATTTGGTATTTTAGCAGTATATCTGCTGCAAAATGCCAAACGCTAA
- a CDS encoding DMT family transporter, translating to MPNAKLKHYIHLHFLVVIAGFTAILGELITIGALELVWYRMAMAGLLMFIYIKIIRLNIKISRRTFWQFSAAGVIIALHWITFFEAINQANVSIALAMFSSGAFFASFIEPFFFKRRILGYEIIFGIIVVLGVILITSSEIRYINGIILGLLSALFSTLFAVINGRFIERHSATVISFYEFISGVLFLTVFILASGKTFNAEFFTLSNADWLYLFILASVCTAYAFIGSVHVMRYISPFTVILSYNLEPLYGIAIALMLFPETEKMSPQFYLGAILVLVTVLMDAIFKNYKRRKRKTGQITN from the coding sequence ATGCCAAACGCTAAACTAAAGCATTATATACACTTACATTTTCTGGTAGTAATAGCCGGATTCACTGCTATTCTTGGAGAATTAATTACAATCGGAGCTTTAGAATTGGTTTGGTACAGAATGGCTATGGCAGGTTTGTTAATGTTCATTTACATCAAAATTATTCGACTAAATATTAAAATTTCGAGACGGACGTTTTGGCAATTTTCTGCAGCAGGCGTTATTATAGCCTTACATTGGATCACTTTTTTTGAAGCCATTAATCAAGCTAACGTTTCTATTGCTTTAGCTATGTTTTCTTCAGGGGCGTTTTTTGCTTCTTTTATTGAACCTTTCTTTTTTAAACGACGTATTTTAGGTTACGAAATTATCTTTGGTATTATTGTAGTGTTAGGAGTAATTTTAATCACAAGTAGCGAAATACGCTATATTAATGGTATTATTTTAGGTTTGTTATCAGCATTATTTTCAACGTTGTTTGCTGTTATCAATGGTCGTTTTATAGAAAGACATAGCGCGACCGTAATTTCATTTTACGAATTTATAAGTGGCGTTTTGTTTTTAACTGTATTTATTTTAGCCTCAGGTAAAACATTTAATGCTGAATTCTTTACACTTTCCAATGCAGATTGGCTGTATTTATTCATATTGGCATCTGTTTGTACAGCCTATGCTTTTATAGGTTCTGTACATGTGATGCGTTATATCAGTCCTTTTACTGTAATTTTGAGTTATAATCTAGAACCACTTTATGGTATTGCCATTGCATTGATGCTTTTTCCAGAAACCGAAAAGATGTCGCCACAATTTTATTTAGGTGCTATTTTGGTTTTGGTTACGGTATTGATGGATGCCATTTTTAAAAACTATAAACGGAGAAAACGTAAAACAGGTCAAATTACCAATTAA
- a CDS encoding transketolase: MPNIKELEDLTTQVRRDILRMVHKVNSGHPGGSLGCAEFFVSLYQELMERKDGFDMDGIGEDLFFLSNGHISPVFYSVLARSGYFPVEELNTFRLIDSRLQGHPTTHEGLPGIRIASGSLGQGMSVAIGAAQAKKLNKDDHLIYSLHGDGELQEGQNWEAIMYASAKKVDNLISTVDLNQQQIDGSTDDVLPMGSIRAKFEAFGWTVLDIEKGNDIEAILKGMKEAKSLTGKGKPVCVLLHTVMGNGVDFMMHTHAWHGKAPNDEQLATGLEQNAETLGDY, encoded by the coding sequence ATGCCAAACATTAAAGAATTAGAAGATTTAACAACTCAAGTTCGTAGAGATATATTGCGAATGGTGCACAAGGTCAACTCTGGTCATCCTGGAGGTTCATTAGGATGTGCAGAATTTTTTGTCTCACTTTACCAAGAACTCATGGAGCGCAAGGACGGTTTTGACATGGATGGAATAGGCGAAGATTTATTCTTTTTGTCTAACGGACATATTTCACCAGTATTTTACAGTGTATTGGCACGATCTGGATATTTTCCTGTGGAAGAACTTAACACCTTCCGATTAATTGACTCAAGATTACAAGGTCACCCAACAACACATGAAGGTTTACCAGGCATCAGAATCGCTTCTGGTTCGTTAGGACAAGGCATGTCTGTTGCCATTGGTGCTGCACAAGCTAAGAAATTGAACAAAGATGACCATTTAATTTATAGTCTTCATGGCGATGGCGAATTACAAGAAGGACAGAATTGGGAAGCCATAATGTATGCTTCTGCAAAAAAAGTGGATAATTTGATTTCCACAGTAGATTTAAACCAGCAACAGATTGATGGCTCAACGGACGATGTTCTGCCAATGGGAAGTATAAGAGCGAAATTCGAAGCTTTTGGTTGGACCGTTTTAGATATTGAAAAAGGTAATGATATAGAGGCTATTCTTAAAGGAATGAAAGAAGCCAAATCCTTGACTGGAAAAGGAAAGCCCGTTTGTGTTTTGCTTCATACCGTAATGGGTAATGGTGTCGATTTTATGATGCACACACATGCTTGGCATGGAAAAGCGCCAAATGACGAGCAATTGGCTACTGGATTAGAACAAAATGCTGAAACTTTAGGAGACTATTAA
- a CDS encoding AI-2E family transporter produces the protein MLDQRRTTNVLLLIIVVPLVFYLLKILSFIFIPLIFSMFIALLFLPLMRWLGRRRVPKFISIIIVLLLVTLGLKLGIELVQLSSKQILANNTEFLSKAELKLSDLKIYLLDNFGIEFEQEHGFLGQFFQKDKLGSTLGFLNSFLTSLLMTVFFVVLWLAESINVQKLMNNTLLKRKHTSVKTFMKIEKDLIKFIKVKFLVSALTGIFTGLMCVFFDVSFPIFWGLFAFAINFVQMVGSFISVILLSIFAFVELDPTSTLFFFIFAISMVQVTFGAILEPIFMGKSFSINVIAVLVMLMFWGFLWGIPGLIMAIPITVFIKIILEQFEGTRIIASLLSGSETALD, from the coding sequence ATGTTAGATCAAAGACGTACAACAAATGTTTTGTTGTTAATTATTGTAGTTCCTTTAGTATTTTATTTGCTAAAGATCTTGTCTTTTATATTTATTCCATTGATCTTTTCAATGTTTATCGCCTTATTGTTTTTACCCTTGATGCGATGGTTGGGACGTAGAAGAGTGCCAAAATTTATTAGTATTATTATTGTTCTACTATTGGTAACTCTAGGACTAAAGTTGGGCATTGAACTTGTACAATTATCAAGCAAACAAATACTGGCAAATAATACGGAGTTTTTATCCAAAGCAGAATTAAAATTATCAGATTTAAAAATCTACTTACTGGATAACTTTGGGATTGAGTTTGAGCAAGAACATGGTTTTTTAGGACAGTTTTTTCAAAAAGATAAATTAGGGTCAACACTTGGATTCTTAAATTCGTTCTTAACGTCTTTGTTAATGACAGTTTTCTTCGTGGTACTTTGGTTGGCAGAATCAATTAATGTTCAGAAATTGATGAACAATACCTTATTAAAACGTAAACACACCTCTGTTAAAACCTTTATGAAAATTGAAAAAGACCTGATTAAGTTTATAAAAGTGAAGTTTTTGGTCAGTGCGTTAACTGGTATTTTTACAGGACTTATGTGTGTGTTCTTTGATGTAAGCTTCCCTATTTTTTGGGGCTTATTTGCCTTCGCCATCAACTTTGTTCAAATGGTAGGGTCCTTTATTTCGGTTATATTATTATCAATTTTTGCTTTTGTTGAATTAGACCCAACGAGTACGTTGTTCTTTTTCATTTTTGCAATCTCAATGGTTCAAGTCACATTTGGAGCTATTTTAGAACCGATTTTTATGGGCAAATCATTTTCTATAAATGTTATTGCAGTATTGGTAATGCTTATGTTTTGGGGCTTTCTTTGGGGAATTCCTGGATTGATTATGGCCATTCCGATAACCGTTTTCATCAAAATTATCTTAGAACAGTTTGAAGGCACCAGAATAATTGCCAGTTTACTTTCCGGTAGTGAAACCGCATTAGACTAA
- the tgt gene encoding tRNA guanosine(34) transglycosylase Tgt, with product MKFNRVANDKETKARAGTITTDHGTIETPIFMPVGTVASVKGVHQRELKNDINPDIILGNTYHLYLRPQTPILEQAGGLHKFMNWDRNILTDSGGYQVYSMSSNRKIKEEGVKFKSHIDGSYHVFTPENVMEVQRSIGADIIMAFDECTPYPCDYNYAKRSMHMTHRWLERCLTHLKKTPFKYDYEQTFFPIVQGSCYKDLRQQSAEYIANAGAEGNAIGGLSVGEPAEEMYAMTDVVCNILPEDKPRYLMGVGTPINILENIALGVDMFDCVMPTRNARNGMLFTAHGSINIKNLKWANDFSPVDEMGITFVDTEYSKAYLRHLFTVNELLGKQIATIHNLGFYLWLTREARKHIIAGDFRAWKEKMVKQMDNRL from the coding sequence ATGAAATTTAATAGAGTAGCAAACGATAAAGAAACCAAGGCAAGGGCAGGAACTATTACCACAGATCATGGCACGATTGAAACGCCGATTTTTATGCCAGTTGGAACTGTGGCTTCCGTAAAAGGTGTGCACCAAAGAGAGTTGAAAAATGATATTAATCCGGATATTATTCTCGGAAACACATATCACCTTTATTTAAGACCTCAAACTCCAATTTTAGAACAAGCTGGTGGTTTACATAAATTTATGAATTGGGATAGAAATATTCTAACCGATTCTGGTGGTTACCAAGTGTATTCGATGTCTTCCAACCGAAAGATTAAGGAAGAAGGTGTAAAGTTCAAATCACATATCGATGGGAGTTATCATGTTTTTACACCCGAAAATGTCATGGAAGTTCAGCGCAGTATAGGTGCAGATATTATCATGGCTTTTGATGAATGTACCCCTTATCCATGCGATTATAATTACGCCAAACGTTCTATGCACATGACGCATCGTTGGTTAGAGCGTTGTTTAACTCATCTGAAAAAGACACCTTTTAAATACGATTATGAACAAACATTTTTTCCGATAGTTCAGGGCAGTTGCTATAAGGATCTAAGACAGCAATCAGCTGAATATATAGCCAATGCAGGCGCAGAAGGGAATGCCATTGGAGGCCTGTCCGTTGGTGAACCAGCGGAGGAAATGTATGCTATGACAGACGTGGTTTGCAATATTCTCCCAGAGGACAAACCGCGTTATTTAATGGGTGTTGGAACACCAATCAATATATTGGAAAATATTGCGTTAGGTGTAGATATGTTCGATTGCGTGATGCCTACGCGTAATGCGAGAAATGGCATGTTGTTTACGGCTCATGGCTCAATTAATATCAAGAATTTAAAATGGGCCAACGATTTTTCACCTGTAGATGAAATGGGTATAACCTTTGTTGATACCGAATATAGTAAAGCTTATTTAAGACATTTGTTTACGGTTAATGAATTATTAGGAAAGCAAATTGCAACTATTCATAACCTTGGTTTTTACCTTTGGTTAACAAGAGAAGCCAGAAAACATATTATTGCGGGCGATTTTAGAGCGTGGAAAGAGAAAATGGTAAAACAAATGGATAACCGATTGTAG